The proteins below come from a single Kitasatospora sp. NBC_00315 genomic window:
- the cobA gene encoding uroporphyrinogen-III C-methyltransferase, with the protein MTAPTPAPNPHPGTEGRTPYPVGLLLDGRRVVVVGGGHVAQRRLPALIAAGADIQLISPSTTPAVQAMADAGEITWHPRPYEEGDLADTWYVLVATDAPAVNSAVSAEAERLRVFCARSDDASAASAWTPASGHDGGATVAVLTGDPRHSAALRNAIVDGLQDGSLAARQYRERTPGVALVGGGPGDPDLITVRGRRLLADADVVVADRLAPRELLAELAPHVEVIDASKIPYGRFMAQEAINRTLIDHAKAGKFVVRLKGGDPYVFGRGGEELLACVEAGLPVTVVPGISSSISVPAAAGIPVTHRGMTHEFTVISGHVGPDERSLTNWDAVAGMTGTVVLLMAVDKIGAIAAKLIEGGRPPATPVAIVQEGTTAGQRRIDATLGTVAATVAAEQVRPPAVIVVGDVVNVLADAFGA; encoded by the coding sequence ATGACCGCGCCCACCCCAGCGCCCAACCCGCACCCCGGCACCGAGGGCCGCACTCCGTACCCGGTCGGCCTGCTGCTCGACGGCCGCCGCGTGGTGGTCGTCGGTGGCGGCCACGTCGCCCAGCGCCGGCTGCCCGCGCTGATCGCCGCGGGGGCCGACATCCAGCTGATATCACCGAGCACCACGCCCGCCGTGCAGGCGATGGCGGACGCCGGCGAGATCACCTGGCACCCCCGTCCGTACGAGGAGGGCGACCTCGCCGACACCTGGTACGTGCTGGTCGCCACGGACGCCCCGGCGGTCAACAGCGCCGTGAGTGCCGAGGCCGAGCGCCTGCGGGTGTTCTGCGCCCGCAGCGACGACGCCTCCGCCGCCAGCGCCTGGACCCCGGCTTCGGGCCACGACGGCGGCGCCACCGTGGCCGTCCTCACCGGGGACCCCCGGCACTCCGCCGCCCTGCGCAACGCCATCGTGGACGGCCTGCAGGACGGCTCCCTCGCCGCCCGCCAGTACCGCGAGCGGACCCCCGGGGTGGCGCTGGTCGGCGGCGGCCCCGGCGATCCGGACCTGATCACCGTGCGTGGCCGCCGTCTGCTCGCCGACGCGGACGTGGTGGTCGCCGACCGCCTCGCCCCGCGCGAGCTGCTCGCCGAGCTGGCGCCGCACGTCGAGGTGATCGACGCCTCCAAGATCCCCTACGGTCGCTTCATGGCCCAGGAGGCGATCAACCGGACGCTGATCGACCACGCCAAGGCCGGCAAGTTCGTGGTCCGCCTCAAGGGCGGTGACCCCTACGTCTTCGGGCGCGGCGGCGAGGAGCTGCTCGCCTGCGTCGAGGCCGGTCTGCCGGTCACCGTGGTTCCGGGGATCTCCAGCTCGATCAGCGTGCCGGCGGCCGCGGGCATCCCGGTCACCCACCGCGGCATGACCCACGAGTTCACGGTGATCTCCGGGCACGTCGGCCCGGACGAGCGCTCGCTGACCAACTGGGACGCCGTGGCGGGGATGACCGGCACCGTGGTGCTGCTGATGGCCGTCGACAAGATCGGCGCGATCGCCGCCAAGCTGATCGAGGGCGGCCGCCCGCCCGCGACCCCGGTCGCGATCGTCCAGGAGGGCACCACGGCCGGCCAGCGGCGGATCGACGCGACGCTCGGCACGGTCGCCGCGACGGTCGCCGCCGAGCAGGTGCGCCCGCCCGCCGTGATCGTGGTCGGGGACGTCGTCAACGTCCTCGCCGACGCCTTCGGGGCCTGA
- a CDS encoding TrmH family RNA methyltransferase, translating to MSEPRAVTDPADPRLADYTGLTDVELRRRREPAEGLFIAEGEKVIRRAIEAGYRMRSMLLTPKWLEVMGDVIGAAEAPVHLVEPALAEQVTGYHVHRGALASMERKPLPEPAGLLTGAAPAQAPGDRRAGSPAGGGAGAVRRVAVFEDIVDHANVGAAFRNAAALGVDAVLLTPRCADPLYRRSVKVSMGAVLQVPWTRLTSWPQDIGILRSAGFTVAALCLSDRAITLDELAARDDDRLALVFGTEGAGLAPGTLAAADDHVRIPMDAGVDSLNVAAASAVAFYATRPRGV from the coding sequence GTGTCCGAACCCCGTGCTGTTACTGACCCCGCCGACCCCCGCCTCGCCGACTACACCGGTCTGACCGACGTCGAGCTGCGCCGCCGTCGCGAGCCGGCCGAGGGCCTGTTCATCGCCGAGGGGGAGAAGGTCATCCGCCGGGCGATCGAGGCCGGCTACCGGATGCGCTCGATGCTGCTCACGCCCAAGTGGCTGGAGGTGATGGGCGACGTGATCGGCGCGGCCGAGGCACCGGTCCACCTGGTCGAGCCCGCTCTCGCCGAGCAGGTCACCGGCTACCACGTGCACCGCGGCGCGCTCGCCTCGATGGAGCGCAAGCCGCTCCCGGAGCCGGCCGGGCTGCTGACCGGCGCCGCGCCGGCCCAGGCGCCGGGCGACCGTCGCGCGGGGTCGCCCGCCGGCGGAGGGGCGGGCGCCGTCCGCCGCGTCGCGGTGTTCGAGGACATCGTCGACCACGCCAACGTGGGCGCCGCGTTCCGCAACGCCGCCGCCCTCGGCGTCGACGCCGTCCTGCTCACCCCGCGCTGCGCGGATCCGCTCTACCGCAGGTCCGTGAAGGTCTCGATGGGCGCCGTGCTCCAGGTGCCGTGGACGCGGCTGACGTCCTGGCCGCAGGACATCGGGATCCTGCGCTCCGCGGGCTTCACGGTGGCCGCGCTCTGCCTGAGCGACCGTGCGATCACCCTCGACGAACTCGCCGCGCGCGACGACGACAGGCTGGCGCTGGTCTTCGGCACGGAGGGCGCCGGCCTCGCCCCCGGGACCCTCGCCGCGGCCGACGACCACGTCCGCATCCCGATGGACGCCGGCGTCGACTCGCTCAACGTGGCAGCGGCCTCGGCGGTGGCGTTCTACGCCACCAGGCCGCGAGGGGTCTGA
- a CDS encoding chorismate-binding protein, with amino-acid sequence MSGPALPPSPLARFGGRLATGLRDVTSDPAALDSAGFWAVVHDFEGRLTCARFDDVRPAPAPPRADAWRGPHPDSWRSSLDRSAYTAGVRRIREHIAAGEVYQANLCRVLSAPLPDPARSDIDALTGLLALGNPAPYAGTVRLPAHGVEIATASPELYLRRDGDTVSSGPIKGTGRTEDDLLAKDHAENVMIVDLVRNDLGRVCATGTVTVPDLCVVEKHPGLVHLVSTVRGTLRADAGWPGLFAGTFPPGSVTGAPKSSALGIIDALERAPRGPYCGAVGWVDADRGEGELAVGIRTFWIDRADPEAPVLRFGTGAGITWDSDPDREWAETELKAARLVAIASAAGTP; translated from the coding sequence GTGTCCGGCCCAGCCCTCCCACCCAGCCCGCTCGCCCGCTTCGGCGGCCGCCTCGCCACCGGGCTGCGCGACGTGACCTCGGACCCGGCCGCGCTCGACTCCGCCGGCTTCTGGGCCGTCGTCCACGACTTCGAGGGCCGCCTGACCTGCGCCCGCTTCGACGACGTCCGCCCCGCCCCGGCGCCCCCGCGTGCGGACGCGTGGCGCGGGCCGCACCCGGACAGCTGGCGCAGCTCCCTCGACCGCTCCGCCTACACCGCCGGGGTGCGCCGCATCCGCGAGCACATAGCCGCCGGCGAGGTCTACCAGGCCAACCTCTGCCGGGTGCTCTCCGCGCCCCTGCCCGACCCCGCCCGCAGCGACATCGACGCCCTCACCGGCCTGCTCGCCCTCGGCAACCCCGCGCCGTACGCCGGGACGGTGCGCCTGCCCGCGCACGGCGTGGAGATCGCGACCGCCTCGCCGGAGCTCTACCTGCGCCGCGACGGCGACACCGTCTCCTCCGGCCCGATCAAGGGAACCGGCCGGACCGAGGACGACCTGCTGGCCAAGGACCACGCCGAGAACGTGATGATCGTGGACCTCGTCCGCAACGACCTCGGCCGGGTCTGCGCCACCGGCACCGTCACCGTCCCCGACCTCTGCGTGGTCGAGAAGCACCCCGGCCTGGTGCACCTGGTCTCCACCGTGCGGGGCACCCTGCGCGCGGACGCCGGCTGGCCCGGGCTGTTCGCGGGCACCTTCCCGCCCGGTTCGGTGACCGGCGCTCCCAAATCCAGTGCCCTGGGCATCATCGACGCCCTGGAGAGGGCCCCCCGCGGCCCGTACTGCGGCGCCGTCGGCTGGGTCGACGCCGACCGCGGCGAAGGTGAACTCGCGGTGGGCATCCGGACGTTCTGGATCGACCGGGCCGACCCGGAGGCACCCGTCCTGCGCTTCGGCACCGGTGCGGGCATCACCTGGGACTCCGACCCCGACCGCGAATGGGCCGAGACCGAGCTCAAGGCCGCCCGACTGGTCGCGATAGCGTCTGCCGCGGGCACCCCGTAG
- a CDS encoding SpoIIE family protein phosphatase: protein MARFPGRARGRPAAGAAGGLPSGRPDPSRSPREQTERPEQPAPERAPGRRIRSASNSLSLAAQVFALQVVVVLLLVAAAVVALVVQSNRDSVEEARNRSVAVAQTFANSPGIVEALQSPDPTAILQPKAQSVRIQTGVDFVVVLNNDGIRYTHPLPDRIGKKFVGTIEPALAGGVVTEQITGTIGPLVQAVVPVRAPNGAVVGLVSAGITIARVSSASNHQLPIVLGAAGAALCLATGGTALVSRRLRRQTHGLDPVEMTRMYEHHDAVLHSVREGVLITDGDGGLVLANDEARRLLELPRDAEGRPVTEVGLAPALAALLAAGRTVTDDVVPAGGRLLAVNIRPTDRDGGPAGSVATLRDSTELVGLAGRVDRARGRLRLLYEAGVSIGSTLDVTRTAEELAQVLVPSFADIVSVDLAEQVFGGDEPPTGSAISRMRRAALSSVGAEVPFMVAGTLIDVVPESHLARSIAGGRPVLEPDLRVATAWRTQDPAGAELILEHGVHSLIRVPLRARGVLLGVARFWRCERTEPFEEDDLSLAEELVAHAAVCIDNARRYTREHAMAVTLQHSLLPRSLPPQNALEVAHRYLPAQAGVGGDWFDVIPLPGARVALVVGDVVGHGLHAAATMGRLRTAIHNFSALDLAPDELLGHLDELVSRIDQDQAATQGGSQVTGATCLYAVYDPVSRRCTLARAGHPPPAVVHPDGTVEYPSLPAGPPLGLAGMPFETAELELAEGSTLVLYTDGLVEDRTRDIDVGLDLLRTALARAGRNPEQTCADVLGALLPSRPTDDIALLVARTKVLAAERMAQWEVPSDPAAVSGVRAAVSAQLGAWGLEEAAFVTELILSELITNAIRYATGPIRVRLLLDRMLICEVSDTSSTSPHLRYAASTDEGGRGLFLVAQFAERWGTRYTGTGKVIWTEQPLG from the coding sequence ATGGCCCGTTTTCCGGGCCGGGCCAGGGGGCGCCCGGCCGCTGGCGCCGCCGGTGGGCTTCCGTCGGGCCGGCCAGACCCTTCGCGTTCACCGCGCGAGCAGACGGAGCGTCCCGAGCAGCCGGCCCCCGAGCGGGCCCCGGGGCGGCGTATCCGCTCGGCGTCGAACAGTCTCAGCCTGGCCGCCCAGGTCTTCGCCCTCCAGGTGGTGGTGGTCCTGCTGCTGGTGGCGGCGGCCGTGGTCGCGTTGGTGGTGCAGTCCAACCGGGACAGCGTCGAGGAGGCCCGCAACCGGTCCGTCGCCGTCGCCCAGACCTTCGCCAACTCACCCGGCATCGTCGAGGCGCTGCAGAGCCCCGACCCGACCGCGATCCTCCAGCCGAAGGCGCAGTCCGTCCGGATCCAGACCGGCGTCGACTTCGTCGTGGTGCTGAACAACGACGGCATCCGCTACACCCACCCGCTGCCGGACCGGATCGGCAAGAAGTTCGTCGGCACCATCGAGCCCGCGCTGGCGGGCGGGGTGGTCACCGAGCAGATCACCGGCACGATCGGCCCCCTGGTGCAGGCCGTCGTCCCGGTGCGGGCGCCGAACGGCGCGGTGGTCGGCCTGGTCTCGGCGGGTATCACCATCGCGCGGGTCAGCAGCGCCTCCAACCACCAGCTGCCCATCGTGCTGGGCGCCGCCGGAGCGGCGCTGTGCCTGGCCACCGGTGGAACGGCGCTGGTCAGCCGTCGGCTGCGGCGCCAGACGCACGGTCTCGACCCGGTCGAGATGACCCGGATGTACGAGCACCACGACGCGGTGCTGCACTCCGTCCGGGAGGGCGTGCTGATCACCGACGGCGACGGCGGGCTGGTGCTGGCCAACGACGAGGCACGCCGGCTGCTGGAGCTGCCCCGGGACGCGGAGGGGCGGCCGGTCACCGAGGTGGGCCTGGCGCCGGCGCTGGCCGCCCTGCTCGCCGCGGGCAGGACGGTCACCGACGACGTGGTGCCGGCCGGCGGGCGGCTGCTCGCGGTGAACATCAGGCCCACCGACCGGGACGGCGGCCCGGCGGGCAGTGTGGCGACCCTGCGCGACTCCACCGAGCTGGTCGGCCTGGCCGGCCGGGTCGACCGGGCGCGCGGACGGCTGCGGCTGCTCTACGAGGCCGGGGTGAGCATCGGCAGCACCCTGGACGTCACCCGGACCGCCGAGGAACTCGCCCAGGTGCTGGTGCCCTCGTTCGCCGACATCGTCAGCGTGGACCTGGCGGAGCAGGTGTTCGGCGGGGACGAACCGCCGACCGGGAGCGCCATCAGCCGGATGCGCCGGGCTGCGCTCAGCAGCGTCGGCGCCGAGGTGCCGTTCATGGTCGCGGGCACCCTGATCGACGTCGTCCCGGAGTCCCACCTGGCCCGCAGCATCGCCGGCGGCCGGCCGGTGCTGGAGCCCGACCTCCGGGTCGCCACCGCCTGGCGCACCCAGGACCCGGCCGGCGCCGAACTGATCCTGGAACACGGCGTGCACTCGCTGATCCGGGTGCCGCTGCGGGCCAGGGGAGTCCTGCTGGGGGTGGCCCGGTTCTGGCGCTGCGAGCGGACCGAACCGTTCGAGGAGGACGATCTCTCGCTGGCCGAGGAACTGGTCGCGCACGCAGCCGTCTGCATCGACAACGCCCGCCGCTACACCCGCGAGCACGCGATGGCGGTGACGCTCCAGCACAGCCTGCTCCCCCGGAGCCTGCCGCCGCAGAACGCGCTGGAGGTCGCGCACCGCTACCTTCCGGCGCAGGCCGGCGTGGGCGGCGACTGGTTCGACGTGATCCCGTTGCCGGGCGCCCGGGTGGCCCTGGTGGTCGGCGACGTGGTCGGTCACGGCCTGCACGCGGCCGCCACGATGGGGCGCCTGCGGACCGCGATCCACAACTTCTCCGCGCTCGACCTGGCGCCGGACGAACTGCTCGGCCACCTGGACGAGCTGGTCAGCCGGATCGACCAGGACCAGGCGGCCACCCAGGGCGGGTCCCAGGTGACCGGCGCCACCTGCCTGTACGCGGTCTACGACCCGGTCTCCCGGCGCTGCACGCTCGCCCGGGCCGGCCATCCCCCGCCCGCCGTGGTCCACCCCGACGGCACCGTGGAGTACCCCTCGCTGCCCGCGGGGCCGCCGCTCGGCCTGGCCGGCATGCCCTTCGAGACGGCGGAGCTGGAGCTGGCGGAGGGCAGCACGCTGGTGCTGTACACCGACGGCCTGGTCGAGGACCGCACCCGGGACATCGACGTGGGCCTCGACCTGCTGCGCACCGCCCTGGCCCGGGCGGGCCGCAACCCCGAGCAGACCTGCGCGGACGTTCTCGGCGCCCTGCTGCCCAGCCGGCCGACCGACGACATCGCGCTGCTGGTCGCCCGGACCAAGGTGCTGGCGGCCGAGCGGATGGCGCAGTGGGAGGTGCCCTCCGACCCGGCGGCCGTCTCCGGCGTCCGTGCCGCCGTCAGCGCGCAGCTGGGCGCGTGGGGTCTGGAGGAGGCGGCGTTCGTCACCGAGCTGATCCTCAGCGAGCTGATCACCAACGCGATCCGCTACGCCACCGGGCCCATCCGGGTACGGCTGCTGCTCGACCGGATGCTGATCTGCGAGGTCTCCGACACCAGCAGCACCTCCCCGCACCTGCGGTACGCGGCCAGCACGGACGAGGGCGGGCGCGGGCTCTTCCTGGTCGCCCAGTTCGCCGAGCGCTGGGGCACCCGCTACACCGGTACCGGCAAGGTCATCTGGACCGAACAGCCGCTCGGGTAG
- the cobT gene encoding nicotinate-nucleotide--dimethylbenzimidazole phosphoribosyltransferase produces the protein MTDGGHVPSEGLPEHLLVGSDPAGRPEGFAVPAAPVQGAAVQGIPAQGYPAHAAQAPGVPGYGAPGSAGAPPPAEAGFQRPGFTFLDQPDQLEDEEDVLLMPGPQGSWGEPLVHGPGEPAAFPPSQAEQNPLVQNPLVQSPVAPSPAVEAPTVADTVALRAVGDELATGAAPAGTPVEPSWPPLAPPVLAAPAEAPAAPAAPVGAAAAAPVAVEPSAPATAAPVPAVEPSAPEAPGSAAPAQTPEQLIAAQPPRRPLHAGPPIPDPSLMTGHVPVRSLADRGPSQGSTPAHGVRVVGRPDQPQSVPPVQQAQAAAPEAPVAEQSLPETVRPQAAEPQAVPLQDVPVAEAQQVAPAPVPEQTVPEQPAVEQPVVEQPVAEQPAAEQAVVEQSVPEQPVPEAPVAEQTLPETVRPQAAEPQAVPLQDVLVAEAAQPQQEAVVPVVTPPQAPDAAPEQPAAPQPVAQQQAPEQPVAEPVAAVLPAAAPAPVTGRAAARAGRISAFLAAPTPHGLPTVGAEPAPVVEQQAAVELPSAEQAVAEQPTAGTPVAEQPLGQPVDVANGTGLPAEAAQAPQAAVSPTAEGTGDMAAAHAAAPSPEQPQQQPEAAPQAPAPAGPDTTAPEAPVQGDAGVPTEDGQAEPQAAPESEEGTVITGTDATVTHATVTEAAVTGPAGEVLTGPAAGAVAATAPEAAPEAAPEAVTGAVEEAVPDVLAEEPRPPAAPGYDEAGREAVHQVIRERRDVRNGFRPDPIPHEVLIRVLEAAHTAPSVGYSQPWDFVVIRSAKTRRKMHELAERQREAYADSLPKGRAKQFKEIKIEAILDTPVNIVVTADRTRGGRHTLGRHTQPQMAPYSAALAVENLWLAARAEGLGVGWVSFFDEDEMVRELGLPEHLEVVAYLCVGYVDAFPDEPELQQQGWAKKRPLSWVVHEEQYGNRALPGEEPHSLLAETLRGIRPLDAKALGEAWDRQKRMTKPAGSLGMLEIISAQLCGLSRKCPPPIPEPGCVAIFAGDHGVHAQGVSPWPQEVTAQMVANFLAGGAVINAFAKQIGTEVVVVDVGVKSDLPDAIQSGRTTGLLPRKVKPGTDDMTQGPAMSREEALKAIEVGIETARDLVAAGNKVLITGDMGIGNTTASAALISVFAGIDPGEVTGRGTGIDDAMHAHKVEVIRAALALHQPDPGDPIGVLAAIGGLEHAAIAGFLLGAASLRTPVVLDGVIAGSAALAAKAIAPEVLAACIAGHRSAEPGHQAALAKLGLRPLIDLDLRLGEGTGALLALPLVQSAARSMHDVATFDSAGVTEKA, from the coding sequence ATGACCGATGGCGGCCACGTCCCCAGCGAGGGACTACCGGAGCACCTGCTCGTCGGGTCCGACCCGGCCGGCCGGCCGGAGGGCTTCGCGGTACCCGCCGCCCCGGTCCAGGGTGCCGCGGTGCAGGGCATCCCGGCGCAGGGGTACCCGGCGCACGCGGCGCAGGCACCCGGCGTGCCCGGCTACGGCGCACCCGGATCCGCCGGCGCTCCGCCGCCCGCCGAGGCGGGCTTCCAGCGTCCGGGCTTCACCTTCCTCGACCAGCCCGACCAGCTGGAGGACGAGGAGGACGTGCTGCTGATGCCCGGTCCGCAGGGCTCGTGGGGCGAGCCGCTCGTGCACGGCCCCGGCGAGCCCGCCGCGTTCCCGCCGAGCCAGGCCGAGCAGAACCCGCTCGTGCAGAACCCGCTCGTGCAGAGCCCGGTGGCGCCGAGCCCGGCCGTCGAGGCACCCACCGTGGCGGACACCGTGGCGCTGCGCGCCGTCGGCGACGAGCTGGCCACCGGGGCCGCGCCGGCCGGTACCCCGGTCGAGCCCTCCTGGCCCCCGCTGGCACCACCGGTCCTCGCGGCGCCCGCCGAGGCGCCCGCCGCACCCGCCGCACCCGTCGGGGCAGCGGCCGCCGCGCCGGTGGCCGTCGAGCCGTCCGCACCCGCCACAGCCGCGCCCGTCCCGGCCGTCGAGCCGTCCGCACCCGAGGCGCCCGGCTCCGCCGCGCCCGCCCAGACACCGGAGCAGTTGATCGCCGCTCAGCCGCCCCGGCGCCCGCTGCACGCCGGGCCGCCGATCCCCGACCCCTCGCTGATGACCGGCCACGTACCGGTGCGCTCGCTCGCCGACCGGGGGCCCTCCCAGGGCAGCACCCCGGCGCACGGCGTCCGGGTGGTCGGCCGGCCTGATCAGCCGCAGAGCGTGCCGCCCGTGCAGCAGGCCCAGGCGGCGGCGCCGGAGGCGCCCGTCGCGGAGCAGAGCCTGCCGGAGACCGTGCGGCCGCAAGCGGCGGAGCCGCAGGCCGTGCCGCTCCAGGACGTGCCGGTCGCCGAGGCACAGCAGGTCGCGCCGGCACCCGTGCCGGAGCAGACCGTGCCGGAGCAGCCGGCCGTTGAGCAGCCCGTCGTTGAGCAGCCCGTCGCCGAACAGCCGGCCGCCGAGCAGGCGGTCGTCGAGCAGTCCGTGCCGGAGCAGCCGGTGCCGGAGGCGCCCGTCGCGGAGCAGACCCTGCCGGAGACCGTGCGGCCGCAAGCGGCGGAGCCGCAGGCCGTGCCGCTCCAGGACGTGCTGGTCGCCGAGGCGGCCCAGCCGCAGCAGGAGGCCGTGGTACCGGTCGTGACGCCGCCGCAGGCACCCGATGCCGCGCCCGAGCAGCCGGCGGCCCCGCAGCCGGTGGCCCAGCAGCAGGCGCCCGAGCAGCCGGTGGCCGAGCCCGTGGCCGCGGTACTCCCCGCGGCCGCTCCGGCCCCGGTGACCGGTCGCGCGGCCGCCCGCGCCGGACGGATCTCGGCGTTCCTGGCCGCGCCGACCCCGCACGGTCTGCCCACGGTCGGGGCGGAGCCCGCCCCGGTCGTCGAGCAGCAGGCGGCCGTCGAGCTGCCGTCCGCCGAGCAGGCCGTCGCCGAGCAGCCGACGGCGGGTACGCCCGTCGCCGAGCAGCCGCTCGGGCAGCCCGTCGACGTCGCGAACGGCACCGGTCTGCCCGCCGAGGCGGCGCAGGCCCCGCAGGCCGCCGTGTCGCCGACGGCGGAGGGCACCGGTGACATGGCGGCCGCCCACGCCGCCGCGCCGTCGCCCGAGCAGCCGCAGCAGCAGCCGGAGGCGGCCCCGCAGGCGCCCGCACCGGCCGGACCGGACACGACCGCCCCGGAGGCGCCCGTCCAGGGCGATGCCGGGGTCCCCACCGAGGACGGTCAGGCCGAACCCCAGGCCGCCCCCGAATCCGAGGAGGGCACCGTCATCACGGGCACCGACGCCACCGTCACCCACGCCACCGTCACCGAGGCCGCCGTCACCGGGCCCGCCGGTGAGGTCCTCACCGGGCCCGCCGCCGGTGCCGTGGCCGCCACCGCTCCCGAGGCCGCTCCCGAGGCCGCTCCCGAGGCCGTCACCGGAGCCGTCGAGGAGGCCGTGCCGGACGTCCTGGCCGAGGAGCCGCGCCCGCCGGCCGCCCCCGGGTACGACGAGGCCGGCCGGGAGGCCGTCCACCAGGTGATCCGCGAGCGCCGCGACGTCCGCAACGGCTTCCGTCCGGACCCGATCCCGCACGAGGTGCTGATCCGGGTTCTGGAGGCGGCCCACACCGCGCCCAGCGTCGGCTACTCCCAGCCCTGGGACTTCGTCGTCATCCGCTCGGCCAAGACCCGCCGCAAGATGCACGAGCTGGCGGAGCGCCAGCGTGAGGCCTACGCCGACTCGCTCCCCAAGGGCCGGGCCAAGCAGTTCAAGGAAATCAAGATCGAGGCCATCCTCGACACCCCGGTGAACATCGTGGTCACCGCCGACCGCACCCGTGGCGGCCGGCACACCCTCGGCCGGCACACCCAGCCGCAGATGGCTCCGTACTCGGCGGCGCTCGCCGTGGAGAACCTCTGGCTGGCCGCCCGCGCCGAGGGCCTGGGCGTCGGCTGGGTGAGCTTCTTCGACGAGGACGAGATGGTCCGCGAGCTCGGCCTGCCCGAGCACCTGGAGGTCGTCGCGTACCTGTGCGTCGGCTACGTCGACGCCTTCCCGGACGAGCCCGAGCTCCAGCAGCAGGGCTGGGCCAAGAAGCGCCCGCTCTCCTGGGTCGTCCACGAGGAGCAGTACGGCAACCGCGCGCTGCCCGGCGAGGAGCCGCACAGCCTGCTCGCCGAGACCCTGCGCGGGATCCGCCCGCTGGACGCCAAGGCGCTCGGCGAGGCGTGGGACCGCCAGAAGCGGATGACCAAGCCGGCCGGTTCGCTCGGCATGCTGGAGATCATCTCGGCGCAGCTCTGCGGCCTGTCCCGCAAGTGCCCGCCGCCGATCCCGGAGCCGGGCTGCGTGGCGATCTTCGCCGGTGACCACGGCGTGCACGCCCAGGGCGTCAGCCCCTGGCCGCAGGAGGTCACCGCGCAGATGGTGGCCAACTTCCTGGCGGGCGGCGCGGTGATCAACGCCTTCGCCAAGCAGATCGGCACCGAGGTCGTCGTCGTCGACGTCGGCGTGAAGAGCGACCTGCCGGACGCGATCCAGTCCGGTCGCACCACCGGTCTGCTCCCGCGCAAGGTGAAGCCCGGCACGGACGACATGACCCAGGGCCCGGCGATGAGCCGGGAGGAGGCGCTGAAGGCGATCGAGGTCGGTATCGAGACCGCCCGCGACCTGGTCGCGGCCGGCAACAAGGTGCTGATCACCGGTGACATGGGCATCGGCAACACCACCGCCTCCGCCGCGCTGATCTCGGTGTTCGCCGGAATCGACCCCGGCGAGGTCACCGGCCGCGGTACGGGCATCGACGACGCGATGCACGCCCACAAGGTCGAGGTGATCCGCGCCGCGCTGGCGCTGCACCAGCCCGACCCGGGCGACCCGATCGGCGTCCTGGCGGCCATCGGCGGCCTGGAGCACGCCGCCATCGCGGGCTTCCTGCTGGGCGCGGCCTCGCTGCGCACGCCGGTCGTCCTCGACGGCGTCATCGCGGGTTCGGCGGCACTGGCCGCCAAGGCGATCGCCCCCGAGGTGCTGGCCGCGTGCATCGCCGGCCACCGGTCCGCCGAGCCTGGCCACCAGGCCGCGCTGGCCAAGCTCGGGCTGCGTCCGCTGATCGACCTGGATCTGCGGCTCGGCGAGGGCACCGGAGCGCTGCTGGCGCTGCCGCTGGTGCAGAGTGCGGCCCGTTCGATGCACGATGTAGCCACGTTCGACTCCGCCGGCGTCACCGAGAAGGCCTGA
- a CDS encoding aminotransferase class IV, whose protein sequence is MQRPTDSTIWVNDSLVDTGDANVSVLDHGLTVGDGVFETMKAVDGRAFALTRHLERLTRSARGLGLPDPDPERIREACAQVLRANPMPLGRLRVTYTGGTAPLGSERGEVAPTLVVAIGDTARRPDTTAVATVAWRRNEHSAVAGLKTTSYAENVVALAAAHRQGASEALLANTAGRLCEGTGSNVFVVLGGRLLTPTLASGCLAGITRRLVVDWCDAEEADLPLSVLQEADEVFLTSTLRDVQAVTRIDGRELAGPGPVTAKAMAVFTERSGDDLDP, encoded by the coding sequence ATGCAGCGCCCGACCGACAGCACGATCTGGGTCAACGACTCACTGGTGGACACCGGCGACGCGAACGTCTCCGTCCTCGACCACGGCCTCACCGTCGGCGACGGCGTCTTCGAGACGATGAAGGCCGTGGACGGCCGGGCCTTCGCGCTCACCCGTCACCTGGAACGCCTCACCCGCTCCGCCCGCGGCCTCGGACTGCCCGATCCCGACCCGGAGCGGATCCGCGAGGCCTGCGCCCAGGTCCTGCGGGCCAACCCGATGCCGCTCGGCCGCCTCCGGGTCACGTACACCGGCGGCACCGCCCCGCTCGGCTCCGAGCGCGGCGAGGTCGCGCCGACCCTCGTGGTCGCCATCGGCGACACCGCCCGCCGCCCCGACACCACCGCCGTGGCCACCGTCGCCTGGCGGCGCAACGAGCACAGCGCCGTCGCCGGGCTCAAGACCACCTCGTACGCCGAGAACGTCGTCGCCCTCGCCGCCGCCCACCGGCAGGGCGCCTCGGAGGCCCTGCTCGCGAACACCGCGGGCCGGCTCTGCGAGGGGACGGGCTCCAACGTGTTCGTCGTCCTCGGCGGCCGGCTGCTCACCCCGACGCTCGCCTCCGGCTGCCTGGCCGGCATCACCCGTCGGCTCGTCGTCGACTGGTGCGACGCCGAGGAGGCCGACCTCCCGCTGTCCGTGCTTCAGGAGGCCGACGAGGTCTTCCTGACCTCGACCCTGCGCGACGTCCAGGCCGTCACCCGGATCGACGGCCGCGAGCTGGCCGGACCGGGCCCGGTCACCGCGAAGGCCATGGCGGTCTTCACCGAGCGCAGCGGTGACGACCTCGACCCCTGA